From the Malus domestica chromosome 17, GDT2T_hap1 genome, one window contains:
- the LOC114822680 gene encoding protease Do-like 9, translating to MHALVKVLPNFETLEFNVKLAKHKELIPSHIEGKPPFVFTAVSLPYLRSEFGNIFDVPTKLLDKHLHAMAQSIDEQLVVVSQVLTFNGMPVKNLKNLASMVENCDDEYLKFGLEYNQMVVLQTKTAKAATLLTTHCISSSMSDDLKTKENTLEEVHSMANDLRDTILEKVEDSRFIIL from the exons ATGCATGCTCTAGTAAAAGTTCTTCCGAACTTTGAGACACTTGAGTTCAACGTTAAACTTGCAAAACACAAGGAACTCATCCCGTCGCACATTGAGGGAAAACCTCCTTTTGTTTTCACAGCTGTATCCCTTCCATATCTGCGTTCCGAG TTTGGAAATATATTTGACGTTCCAACCAAACTGTTGGACAAGCATTTACATGCAATGGCACAGTCTATTGACGAACAGCTCGTTGTTGTTTCTCAG GTTCTTACTTTCAATGGTATGCCTGTGAAGAATCTGAAGAACTTGGCCAGCATGGTTGAGAATTGTGATGACGAGTACCTTAAGTTCGGCCTCGAATacaatcag ATGGTTGTTCTGCAAACAAAAACTGCCAAGGCAGCGACGCTCCTCACGACACATTGCATATCATCGTCCATGTCTGATGATCTTAAGACTAAAGAGAATACTTTAGAGGAAGTACATTCTATGGCCAATGACCTTAGAGATACAATCTTAGAGAAAGTAGAGGACTCCCGCTtcattattttgtga
- the LOC103404573 gene encoding L-aspartate oxidase 2-a, chloroplastic isoform X3, giving the protein MRFAMTTCIPAGSGRLHCRVRDIKGQGCRRTSWISNVTFSGCIRKDLPWSHGVSKFLQIQRCNFSQSPITENSKTLRTITSSSLRDGSTKFFDFAVIGSGVAGLRYALEVAKHGSVAVITKAEPHESNTNYAQGGVSAVLSQSDSVESHMQDTIVAGAYLCDEETVRVVCTEGPERIRELIAMGASFDHGEDGNLHLAREGGHSHRRIVHAADMTGREIERALLKAALKDPNIFMFEHHLAIDLLTCQDGSDTVCLGVDTLNTETQEVIRFISKVTLLASGGAGQIYPTTTNPPVATGDGIAMAHRAQAVISNMEFVQFHPTALADEGLPIQPSKARENAFLITEAVRGDGAILYNLDMERFMPLYDERAELAPRDVVARGIDDQLKKRNEKYVLLDISHKPREKILSHFPNIAAECLKYGLDITCQPIPVVPAAHYMCGGVRAGLQGETNVQGLYVAGEVACTGLHGANRLASNSLLEALVFARRAVQPSIKHMKCSSLDFSASDWWARPVVPVSLESNAIEKILSMTREVRKEVQSIMWKYVGIVRSTTRLETAKQKICDLEDKWEDYLFQMGWEPTMVGLETCEMRNFFCCAKLVVSSALARHESRGLHYTIDFPDLEESKRLPTVIFPCASMRSSWSSRQLQKLPLC; this is encoded by the exons AT GAGGTTTGCAATGACAACTTGTATACCCGCCGGAAGTGGTAGACTCCATTGTAGAGTGAGGGACATCAAGGGACAAGGTTGTAGAAGGACTTCTTGGATTTCCAATGTTACATTTAGTGGATGCATACGGAAAGACCTTCCATG GTCACACGGGGTATCAAAGTTCTTGCAGATCCAAAGATGTAACTTTTCCCAATCACCAATCACTGAGAACTCAAAGACCTTAAGAACAATCACTTCATCAAGCTTGAGAGATGGTTCCACTAAGTTTTTTGATTTTGCTGTTATTGGTAGTGGAGTTGCTGGGCTCCGCTATGCCCTTGAAGTGGCAAAACATGGATCCGTTGCTGTGATTACCAAAGCTGAACCTCATGAGAGCAATACAAACTATGCTCAAGGTGGTGTTAGTGCTGTTCTTTCCCAATCGGATTCTGTAGAGAGTCATATGCAGGACACCATTGTGGCAGGTGCTTATCTCTGCGACGAGGAGACTGTCAGA GTTGTCTGTACTGAAGGACCCGAAAGAATTAGAGAACTGATTGCAATGGGGGCATCCTTTGATCATGGGGAGGATGGAAACTTACACCTAGCAAGAGAGGGAGGTCACTCTCATCGCAGGATTGTTCATGCTGCTGATATGACTGGAAGGGAGATTGAACGGGCTCTGTTGAAGGCAGCTCTTAAGGATCCTAATATCTTCATGTTTGAACACCATCTTGCGATAGATTTGCTAACTTGCCAG GATGGTTCCGATACAGTTTGTCTTGGAGTTGACACTTTAAATACAGAAACACAAGAG GTGATACGGTTTATCTCAAAGGTGACTTTACTTGCGTCAGGTGGGGCTGGACAAATCTATCCGACAACTACAAATCCTCCG GTAGCCACAGGGGATGGAATTGCGATGGCCCATCGAGCTCAAGCTGTGATATCCAACATGGA ATTTGTTCAGTTCCATCCAACGGCATTAGCCGATGAAGGCCTTCCCATCCAACCATCCAAGGCTCGAGAAAATGCATTTCTCATCACTGAAGCTGTCAGAGGTGATGGAGCCATCCTGTACAATCTAGACATGGAAAGGTTTATGCCACTCTATGATGAACGAGCAGAACTTGCTCCGAGGGATGTGGTGGCCAGAGGCATAGACGACCAGCTTAAAAAGCGAAATGAGAAGTATGTGCTACTTGATATAAGTCACAAGCCCAGAGAAAAAATCCTCTCACACTTCCCCAACATAGCAGCCGAGTGCCTTAAGTACGGCTTGGACATAACTTGCCAGCCAATTCCCGTTGTTCCTGCTGCTCACTATATGTGTGGGGGAGTCCGTGCTGGACTCCAGGGAGAGACAAATGTGCAGGGCCTGTACGTGGCAGGCGAAGTTGCTTGCACAGGTTTGCATGGAGCCAACCGTCTTGCTAGTAACTCATTGCTTGAAGCACTAGTTTTCGCACGAAGAGCAGTCCAGCCCTCAATTAAACACATGAAGTGCTCTAGCCTGGACTTCAGTGCTTCAGATTGGTGGGCCAGACCAGTCGTGCCTGTctcactcgagagcaatgccatcGAAAAAATTTTGTCAATGACAAGGGAAGTAAGAAAAGAAGTGCAATCGATCATGTGGAAATATGTTGGAATTGTACGTTCTACAACGAGGCTTGAAACAGCAAAGCAAAAGATTTGTGATCTTGAGGATAAGTGGGAAGACTACTTATTTCAGATGGGATGGGAACCGACGATGGTGGGGCTTGAGACTTGCGAAATGAGAAACTTCTTCTGTTGTGCAAAACTGGTGGTGAGCAGCGCCCTTGCTAGGCATGAGAGCCGCGGACTTCACTACACCATCGATTTTCCTGATCTTGAGGAAAGTAAGAGGCTTCCAACAGTTATATTCCCTTGTGCATCCATGCGAAGTTCATGGAGTTCGCGTCAGCTACAGAAGCTGCCATTGTGCTAG
- the LOC103404573 gene encoding L-aspartate oxidase 2-a, chloroplastic isoform X1: MGLGIETSFLFLVSRIYNNQLRFAMTTCIPAGSGRLHCRVRDIKGQGCRRTSWISNVTFSGCIRKDLPWSHGVSKFLQIQRCNFSQSPITENSKTLRTITSSSLRDGSTKFFDFAVIGSGVAGLRYALEVAKHGSVAVITKAEPHESNTNYAQGGVSAVLSQSDSVESHMQDTIVAGAYLCDEETVRVVCTEGPERIRELIAMGASFDHGEDGNLHLAREGGHSHRRIVHAADMTGREIERALLKAALKDPNIFMFEHHLAIDLLTCQDGSDTVCLGVDTLNTETQEVIRFISKVTLLASGGAGQIYPTTTNPPVATGDGIAMAHRAQAVISNMEFVQFHPTALADEGLPIQPSKARENAFLITEAVRGDGAILYNLDMERFMPLYDERAELAPRDVVARGIDDQLKKRNEKYVLLDISHKPREKILSHFPNIAAECLKYGLDITCQPIPVVPAAHYMCGGVRAGLQGETNVQGLYVAGEVACTGLHGANRLASNSLLEALVFARRAVQPSIKHMKCSSLDFSASDWWARPVVPVSLESNAIEKILSMTREVRKEVQSIMWKYVGIVRSTTRLETAKQKICDLEDKWEDYLFQMGWEPTMVGLETCEMRNFFCCAKLVVSSALARHESRGLHYTIDFPDLEESKRLPTVIFPCASMRSSWSSRQLQKLPLC, from the exons ATGGGTTTGGGGATTGAAACCTCGTTCCTTTTCTTAGTTTCAAGAATATATAATAATCAGTT GAGGTTTGCAATGACAACTTGTATACCCGCCGGAAGTGGTAGACTCCATTGTAGAGTGAGGGACATCAAGGGACAAGGTTGTAGAAGGACTTCTTGGATTTCCAATGTTACATTTAGTGGATGCATACGGAAAGACCTTCCATG GTCACACGGGGTATCAAAGTTCTTGCAGATCCAAAGATGTAACTTTTCCCAATCACCAATCACTGAGAACTCAAAGACCTTAAGAACAATCACTTCATCAAGCTTGAGAGATGGTTCCACTAAGTTTTTTGATTTTGCTGTTATTGGTAGTGGAGTTGCTGGGCTCCGCTATGCCCTTGAAGTGGCAAAACATGGATCCGTTGCTGTGATTACCAAAGCTGAACCTCATGAGAGCAATACAAACTATGCTCAAGGTGGTGTTAGTGCTGTTCTTTCCCAATCGGATTCTGTAGAGAGTCATATGCAGGACACCATTGTGGCAGGTGCTTATCTCTGCGACGAGGAGACTGTCAGA GTTGTCTGTACTGAAGGACCCGAAAGAATTAGAGAACTGATTGCAATGGGGGCATCCTTTGATCATGGGGAGGATGGAAACTTACACCTAGCAAGAGAGGGAGGTCACTCTCATCGCAGGATTGTTCATGCTGCTGATATGACTGGAAGGGAGATTGAACGGGCTCTGTTGAAGGCAGCTCTTAAGGATCCTAATATCTTCATGTTTGAACACCATCTTGCGATAGATTTGCTAACTTGCCAG GATGGTTCCGATACAGTTTGTCTTGGAGTTGACACTTTAAATACAGAAACACAAGAG GTGATACGGTTTATCTCAAAGGTGACTTTACTTGCGTCAGGTGGGGCTGGACAAATCTATCCGACAACTACAAATCCTCCG GTAGCCACAGGGGATGGAATTGCGATGGCCCATCGAGCTCAAGCTGTGATATCCAACATGGA ATTTGTTCAGTTCCATCCAACGGCATTAGCCGATGAAGGCCTTCCCATCCAACCATCCAAGGCTCGAGAAAATGCATTTCTCATCACTGAAGCTGTCAGAGGTGATGGAGCCATCCTGTACAATCTAGACATGGAAAGGTTTATGCCACTCTATGATGAACGAGCAGAACTTGCTCCGAGGGATGTGGTGGCCAGAGGCATAGACGACCAGCTTAAAAAGCGAAATGAGAAGTATGTGCTACTTGATATAAGTCACAAGCCCAGAGAAAAAATCCTCTCACACTTCCCCAACATAGCAGCCGAGTGCCTTAAGTACGGCTTGGACATAACTTGCCAGCCAATTCCCGTTGTTCCTGCTGCTCACTATATGTGTGGGGGAGTCCGTGCTGGACTCCAGGGAGAGACAAATGTGCAGGGCCTGTACGTGGCAGGCGAAGTTGCTTGCACAGGTTTGCATGGAGCCAACCGTCTTGCTAGTAACTCATTGCTTGAAGCACTAGTTTTCGCACGAAGAGCAGTCCAGCCCTCAATTAAACACATGAAGTGCTCTAGCCTGGACTTCAGTGCTTCAGATTGGTGGGCCAGACCAGTCGTGCCTGTctcactcgagagcaatgccatcGAAAAAATTTTGTCAATGACAAGGGAAGTAAGAAAAGAAGTGCAATCGATCATGTGGAAATATGTTGGAATTGTACGTTCTACAACGAGGCTTGAAACAGCAAAGCAAAAGATTTGTGATCTTGAGGATAAGTGGGAAGACTACTTATTTCAGATGGGATGGGAACCGACGATGGTGGGGCTTGAGACTTGCGAAATGAGAAACTTCTTCTGTTGTGCAAAACTGGTGGTGAGCAGCGCCCTTGCTAGGCATGAGAGCCGCGGACTTCACTACACCATCGATTTTCCTGATCTTGAGGAAAGTAAGAGGCTTCCAACAGTTATATTCCCTTGTGCATCCATGCGAAGTTCATGGAGTTCGCGTCAGCTACAGAAGCTGCCATTGTGCTAG
- the LOC103404573 gene encoding L-aspartate oxidase 2-a, chloroplastic isoform X2 yields MGLGIETSFLFLVSRIYNNQRFAMTTCIPAGSGRLHCRVRDIKGQGCRRTSWISNVTFSGCIRKDLPWSHGVSKFLQIQRCNFSQSPITENSKTLRTITSSSLRDGSTKFFDFAVIGSGVAGLRYALEVAKHGSVAVITKAEPHESNTNYAQGGVSAVLSQSDSVESHMQDTIVAGAYLCDEETVRVVCTEGPERIRELIAMGASFDHGEDGNLHLAREGGHSHRRIVHAADMTGREIERALLKAALKDPNIFMFEHHLAIDLLTCQDGSDTVCLGVDTLNTETQEVIRFISKVTLLASGGAGQIYPTTTNPPVATGDGIAMAHRAQAVISNMEFVQFHPTALADEGLPIQPSKARENAFLITEAVRGDGAILYNLDMERFMPLYDERAELAPRDVVARGIDDQLKKRNEKYVLLDISHKPREKILSHFPNIAAECLKYGLDITCQPIPVVPAAHYMCGGVRAGLQGETNVQGLYVAGEVACTGLHGANRLASNSLLEALVFARRAVQPSIKHMKCSSLDFSASDWWARPVVPVSLESNAIEKILSMTREVRKEVQSIMWKYVGIVRSTTRLETAKQKICDLEDKWEDYLFQMGWEPTMVGLETCEMRNFFCCAKLVVSSALARHESRGLHYTIDFPDLEESKRLPTVIFPCASMRSSWSSRQLQKLPLC; encoded by the exons ATGGGTTTGGGGATTGAAACCTCGTTCCTTTTCTTAGTTTCAAGAATATATAATAATCA GAGGTTTGCAATGACAACTTGTATACCCGCCGGAAGTGGTAGACTCCATTGTAGAGTGAGGGACATCAAGGGACAAGGTTGTAGAAGGACTTCTTGGATTTCCAATGTTACATTTAGTGGATGCATACGGAAAGACCTTCCATG GTCACACGGGGTATCAAAGTTCTTGCAGATCCAAAGATGTAACTTTTCCCAATCACCAATCACTGAGAACTCAAAGACCTTAAGAACAATCACTTCATCAAGCTTGAGAGATGGTTCCACTAAGTTTTTTGATTTTGCTGTTATTGGTAGTGGAGTTGCTGGGCTCCGCTATGCCCTTGAAGTGGCAAAACATGGATCCGTTGCTGTGATTACCAAAGCTGAACCTCATGAGAGCAATACAAACTATGCTCAAGGTGGTGTTAGTGCTGTTCTTTCCCAATCGGATTCTGTAGAGAGTCATATGCAGGACACCATTGTGGCAGGTGCTTATCTCTGCGACGAGGAGACTGTCAGA GTTGTCTGTACTGAAGGACCCGAAAGAATTAGAGAACTGATTGCAATGGGGGCATCCTTTGATCATGGGGAGGATGGAAACTTACACCTAGCAAGAGAGGGAGGTCACTCTCATCGCAGGATTGTTCATGCTGCTGATATGACTGGAAGGGAGATTGAACGGGCTCTGTTGAAGGCAGCTCTTAAGGATCCTAATATCTTCATGTTTGAACACCATCTTGCGATAGATTTGCTAACTTGCCAG GATGGTTCCGATACAGTTTGTCTTGGAGTTGACACTTTAAATACAGAAACACAAGAG GTGATACGGTTTATCTCAAAGGTGACTTTACTTGCGTCAGGTGGGGCTGGACAAATCTATCCGACAACTACAAATCCTCCG GTAGCCACAGGGGATGGAATTGCGATGGCCCATCGAGCTCAAGCTGTGATATCCAACATGGA ATTTGTTCAGTTCCATCCAACGGCATTAGCCGATGAAGGCCTTCCCATCCAACCATCCAAGGCTCGAGAAAATGCATTTCTCATCACTGAAGCTGTCAGAGGTGATGGAGCCATCCTGTACAATCTAGACATGGAAAGGTTTATGCCACTCTATGATGAACGAGCAGAACTTGCTCCGAGGGATGTGGTGGCCAGAGGCATAGACGACCAGCTTAAAAAGCGAAATGAGAAGTATGTGCTACTTGATATAAGTCACAAGCCCAGAGAAAAAATCCTCTCACACTTCCCCAACATAGCAGCCGAGTGCCTTAAGTACGGCTTGGACATAACTTGCCAGCCAATTCCCGTTGTTCCTGCTGCTCACTATATGTGTGGGGGAGTCCGTGCTGGACTCCAGGGAGAGACAAATGTGCAGGGCCTGTACGTGGCAGGCGAAGTTGCTTGCACAGGTTTGCATGGAGCCAACCGTCTTGCTAGTAACTCATTGCTTGAAGCACTAGTTTTCGCACGAAGAGCAGTCCAGCCCTCAATTAAACACATGAAGTGCTCTAGCCTGGACTTCAGTGCTTCAGATTGGTGGGCCAGACCAGTCGTGCCTGTctcactcgagagcaatgccatcGAAAAAATTTTGTCAATGACAAGGGAAGTAAGAAAAGAAGTGCAATCGATCATGTGGAAATATGTTGGAATTGTACGTTCTACAACGAGGCTTGAAACAGCAAAGCAAAAGATTTGTGATCTTGAGGATAAGTGGGAAGACTACTTATTTCAGATGGGATGGGAACCGACGATGGTGGGGCTTGAGACTTGCGAAATGAGAAACTTCTTCTGTTGTGCAAAACTGGTGGTGAGCAGCGCCCTTGCTAGGCATGAGAGCCGCGGACTTCACTACACCATCGATTTTCCTGATCTTGAGGAAAGTAAGAGGCTTCCAACAGTTATATTCCCTTGTGCATCCATGCGAAGTTCATGGAGTTCGCGTCAGCTACAGAAGCTGCCATTGTGCTAG
- the LOC103404347 gene encoding protein KINESIN LIGHT CHAIN-RELATED 2: MPGLAMDAMNRNGDVDESNGDYAPQKESYSQQGSPRSTLSSRSGSIGMAMNGGIDTSIEQLYHNVCEMQSSDQSPSRASFGSFGGESRIDSELNHLVGYARQDLEIRKEVVVENKEEGVCSDSTPEKANVSDDKRSPTKVKSPSAKTSPKSKSPDEKPPHPRKGNALLSKNKLRSFVLRGSVRFQNGVDDHPPEAVLDNPDLGPYLLKQTREMIASGENPKKALELSLRAVKAFEKCTGEKPNLEFVMCLHVLAAIYCSLEKYNEAIPVLERAIDIPAIEDGDNYALAKFAGCMQLGDIYAMTGQIENSILFYTAGMEIQRQVLGEKDPRLGETCRYVAEAHVQALQFDDAEKLCQMALEIHRENGSASLEEAADRRLMGLICDSKGDFEAALEHYVLASMSMSANDMEADAASIDCSIGDAYLSLARYDEAVFSYQKALTVFKTTKGETHPTVASVYVRLADLYNKIGRFKESKSYCENAHRIYGKPNPGIPSEEIAGGLIDVAAIYQSMNDLEQALKLLKKALKIFGNAPGHQSTTAGIEAQMGVMYYMMGNYTDSYNTFKSSITKFRATGEKKSALFGIALNQMGLACVQRFSINEAADLFEEARNILEKEYGPYHPDTLGVYSNLAGTYDAMGRLDAAIEILEYVVGMREDKLGTANPDVADEKRRLAELLKEAGRARNRKPRSLETLLDTSKPPQIIKHDIIEVL; the protein is encoded by the exons ATGCCCGGACTAGCTATGGATGCTATGAATCGAAACGGCGATGTAGATGAATCAAATGGAGATTATGCGCCTCAAAAGGAAAGCTACAGCCAGCAGGGCTCTCCGAGAAGTACGTTGAGTTCTCGGAGTGGCTCCATCGGTATGGCTATGAATGGCGGGATTGATACCTCTATTGAGCAGTTATATCACAACGTCTGCGAAATGCAGAGCTCGGATCAATCCCCTTCCCGGGCCAGCTTTGGATCGTTCGGTGGGGAATCGAGGATTGATTCCGAACTAAACCATCTTGTCGGATATGCTCGACAGGATTTGGAGATAAGGAAAGAGGTTGTTGTGGAAAACAAGGAGGAGGGTGTTTGTAGTGACTCAACTCCTGAGAAAGCAAATGTATCGGATGATAAACGGTCTCCAACGAAAGTGAAGTCTCCATCTGCGAAAACAAGTCCGAAGAGCAAATCTCCTGATGAGAAGCCTCCGCATCCGAGAAAAGGCAATGCACTATTGTCGAAGAACAAGCTGAGGAGTTTTGTTTTACGCGGCAGCGTGAGGTTTCAGAATGGAGTCGATGATCATCCTCCTGAAGCCGTGTTGGATAACCCTGATCTCGGGCCATATTTGCTCAAGCAAACAAGGGAAATGATTGCTTCGGGCGAAAACCCCAAGAAAGCGCTTGAGTTATCTCTCCGTGCAGTGAAAGCGTTCGAGAAATGCACTGGTGAGAAGCCTAATTTGGAGTTCGTTATGTGTTTGCATGTTTTGGCAGCAATCTATTGCAGCTTAGAGAAGTACAATGAGGCAATTCCAGTCCTCGAGCGTGCCATTGATATTCCGGCGATAGAGGATGGTGATAACTATGCACTAGCAAAGTTTGCAGGGTGCATGCAATTAGGTGACATTTATGCAATGACCGGTCAGATTGAGAATTCAATTTTGTTCTATACAGCAGGTATGGAAATTCAAAGGCAAGTCTTGGGAGAAAAGGACCCGCGATTGGGTGAGACGTGTCGTTATGTAGCTGAGGCACATGTGCAAGCATTGCAATTCGACGATGCTGAGAAGCTCTGTCAGATGGCTCTTGAAATCCACAGGGAAAATGGTTCTGCTTCGCTTGAGGAAGCGGCAGATAGAAGACTCATGGGACTGATCTGTGACTCAAAAggggatttcgaagctgctctTGAGCACTATGTTTTAGCAAGCATGTCAATGTCTGCCAATGATATGGAAGCGGATGCAGCATCAATCGATTGTAGCATTGGAGACGCGTATCTATCTTTGGCAAGGTATGATGAGGCGGTGTTTTCTTACCAGAAAGCACTTACTGTGTTCAAGACAACGAAAGGAGAGACACATCCGACAGTAGCTTCTGTTTACGTTCGTTTAGCTGACTTGTACAACAAGATAGGAAGGTTTAAGGAGTCCAAATCATACTGCGAAAATGCACATCGAATTTATGGGAAACCTAATCCTGGAATCCCCTCAGAAGAGATTGCCGGTGGTCTCATTGATGTTGCTGCAATCTATCAATCCATGAATGATCTGGAACAAGCCCTGAAGTTGCTCAAGAAGGCTTTGAAAATCTTCGGCAATGCTCCGGGCCACCAGAGCACAACTGCAGGAATTGAGGCTCAGATGGGGGTAATGTACTATATGATGGGAAATTACACTGACTCATACAACACATTCAAGAGTTCCATAACAAAGTTCCGCGCCACGGGAGAAAAGAAATCGGCATTGTTTGGGATTGCACTGAACCAAATGGGGTTGGCCTGCGTTCAGCGGTTTTCGATCAACGAGGCTGCAGACTTGTTTGAAGAAGCCAGGAACATCTTGGAGAAGGAGTATGGACCTTATCACCCTGACACATTGGGGGTTTACAGTAATTTAGCTGGCACATATGATGCAATGGGCAG GTTGGATGCCGCCATCGAGATTCTGGAGTATGTTGTTGGCATGAGAGAGGACAAGCTTGGAACAGCAAATCCGGATGTGGCGGACGAGAAGCGGAGGTTGGCGGAGTTGTTGAAAGAAGCCGGCAGGGCTAGGAACCGGAAACCCAGATCGCTGGAGACACTTCTCGACACCAGCAAACCCCCACAGATCATAAAACACGACATCATCGAGGTATTGTGA
- the LOC103404573 gene encoding L-aspartate oxidase 2-a, chloroplastic isoform X4, protein MTTCIPAGSGRLHCRVRDIKGQGCRRTSWISNVTFSGCIRKDLPWSHGVSKFLQIQRCNFSQSPITENSKTLRTITSSSLRDGSTKFFDFAVIGSGVAGLRYALEVAKHGSVAVITKAEPHESNTNYAQGGVSAVLSQSDSVESHMQDTIVAGAYLCDEETVRVVCTEGPERIRELIAMGASFDHGEDGNLHLAREGGHSHRRIVHAADMTGREIERALLKAALKDPNIFMFEHHLAIDLLTCQDGSDTVCLGVDTLNTETQEVIRFISKVTLLASGGAGQIYPTTTNPPVATGDGIAMAHRAQAVISNMEFVQFHPTALADEGLPIQPSKARENAFLITEAVRGDGAILYNLDMERFMPLYDERAELAPRDVVARGIDDQLKKRNEKYVLLDISHKPREKILSHFPNIAAECLKYGLDITCQPIPVVPAAHYMCGGVRAGLQGETNVQGLYVAGEVACTGLHGANRLASNSLLEALVFARRAVQPSIKHMKCSSLDFSASDWWARPVVPVSLESNAIEKILSMTREVRKEVQSIMWKYVGIVRSTTRLETAKQKICDLEDKWEDYLFQMGWEPTMVGLETCEMRNFFCCAKLVVSSALARHESRGLHYTIDFPDLEESKRLPTVIFPCASMRSSWSSRQLQKLPLC, encoded by the exons ATGACAACTTGTATACCCGCCGGAAGTGGTAGACTCCATTGTAGAGTGAGGGACATCAAGGGACAAGGTTGTAGAAGGACTTCTTGGATTTCCAATGTTACATTTAGTGGATGCATACGGAAAGACCTTCCATG GTCACACGGGGTATCAAAGTTCTTGCAGATCCAAAGATGTAACTTTTCCCAATCACCAATCACTGAGAACTCAAAGACCTTAAGAACAATCACTTCATCAAGCTTGAGAGATGGTTCCACTAAGTTTTTTGATTTTGCTGTTATTGGTAGTGGAGTTGCTGGGCTCCGCTATGCCCTTGAAGTGGCAAAACATGGATCCGTTGCTGTGATTACCAAAGCTGAACCTCATGAGAGCAATACAAACTATGCTCAAGGTGGTGTTAGTGCTGTTCTTTCCCAATCGGATTCTGTAGAGAGTCATATGCAGGACACCATTGTGGCAGGTGCTTATCTCTGCGACGAGGAGACTGTCAGA GTTGTCTGTACTGAAGGACCCGAAAGAATTAGAGAACTGATTGCAATGGGGGCATCCTTTGATCATGGGGAGGATGGAAACTTACACCTAGCAAGAGAGGGAGGTCACTCTCATCGCAGGATTGTTCATGCTGCTGATATGACTGGAAGGGAGATTGAACGGGCTCTGTTGAAGGCAGCTCTTAAGGATCCTAATATCTTCATGTTTGAACACCATCTTGCGATAGATTTGCTAACTTGCCAG GATGGTTCCGATACAGTTTGTCTTGGAGTTGACACTTTAAATACAGAAACACAAGAG GTGATACGGTTTATCTCAAAGGTGACTTTACTTGCGTCAGGTGGGGCTGGACAAATCTATCCGACAACTACAAATCCTCCG GTAGCCACAGGGGATGGAATTGCGATGGCCCATCGAGCTCAAGCTGTGATATCCAACATGGA ATTTGTTCAGTTCCATCCAACGGCATTAGCCGATGAAGGCCTTCCCATCCAACCATCCAAGGCTCGAGAAAATGCATTTCTCATCACTGAAGCTGTCAGAGGTGATGGAGCCATCCTGTACAATCTAGACATGGAAAGGTTTATGCCACTCTATGATGAACGAGCAGAACTTGCTCCGAGGGATGTGGTGGCCAGAGGCATAGACGACCAGCTTAAAAAGCGAAATGAGAAGTATGTGCTACTTGATATAAGTCACAAGCCCAGAGAAAAAATCCTCTCACACTTCCCCAACATAGCAGCCGAGTGCCTTAAGTACGGCTTGGACATAACTTGCCAGCCAATTCCCGTTGTTCCTGCTGCTCACTATATGTGTGGGGGAGTCCGTGCTGGACTCCAGGGAGAGACAAATGTGCAGGGCCTGTACGTGGCAGGCGAAGTTGCTTGCACAGGTTTGCATGGAGCCAACCGTCTTGCTAGTAACTCATTGCTTGAAGCACTAGTTTTCGCACGAAGAGCAGTCCAGCCCTCAATTAAACACATGAAGTGCTCTAGCCTGGACTTCAGTGCTTCAGATTGGTGGGCCAGACCAGTCGTGCCTGTctcactcgagagcaatgccatcGAAAAAATTTTGTCAATGACAAGGGAAGTAAGAAAAGAAGTGCAATCGATCATGTGGAAATATGTTGGAATTGTACGTTCTACAACGAGGCTTGAAACAGCAAAGCAAAAGATTTGTGATCTTGAGGATAAGTGGGAAGACTACTTATTTCAGATGGGATGGGAACCGACGATGGTGGGGCTTGAGACTTGCGAAATGAGAAACTTCTTCTGTTGTGCAAAACTGGTGGTGAGCAGCGCCCTTGCTAGGCATGAGAGCCGCGGACTTCACTACACCATCGATTTTCCTGATCTTGAGGAAAGTAAGAGGCTTCCAACAGTTATATTCCCTTGTGCATCCATGCGAAGTTCATGGAGTTCGCGTCAGCTACAGAAGCTGCCATTGTGCTAG